The proteins below come from a single Terriglobia bacterium genomic window:
- a CDS encoding dihydroorotase, with protein sequence MAKKPQPATRRDDKPSPNSLLIRGGRVIDPATNTDAELDLLLRDGRVAELAPRSKLIGRAAETLDARGLIVAPGFIDLHVHLREPGQSHKETIATGTAAAAAGGFTSVCPMPNTSPVNDSVEITAWMQEAARGAVVNIFPVAAATLGSNGEQIADFYALQRAGAVAFTDDGKPVLDDKLMREALSLAARLKVPVIQHAEDTCLTAGATMNDGPMAFRLGLRGMPAEAESRIVERDIELARATQAHLHVAHLSTAAALKAVRRGKRDHIHVTCEVTPHHFTLLDENVGEYDSNFKMNPPLRSAADREALLAALADGAIDAIATDHAPHAEHEKEVEFDRAPFGVIGLETALALAITRLHREKNVPLRRLVELLSTNPARIINLRGRGTLEPGAHADVVIFDPKKRWTYQASQSLSKSRNTPFDGWTFTGKVMATIVSGNFVYRSS encoded by the coding sequence ATGGCGAAGAAACCACAACCCGCAACCCGTCGCGATGACAAACCATCGCCCAATTCCCTGCTCATTCGCGGCGGCCGCGTCATCGACCCTGCCACCAACACTGATGCCGAACTCGACCTCCTGCTGCGCGACGGTCGCGTCGCCGAACTCGCCCCCCGCTCCAAGCTGATCGGGCGGGCTGCCGAAACCCTCGATGCCCGCGGCCTCATCGTCGCCCCCGGCTTCATCGATCTCCACGTCCACCTGCGCGAGCCCGGCCAGTCGCACAAGGAAACCATCGCCACCGGCACCGCGGCCGCGGCGGCGGGCGGCTTCACCTCCGTCTGCCCGATGCCCAATACTTCGCCGGTCAACGATTCCGTCGAAATCACCGCCTGGATGCAGGAGGCAGCGCGCGGCGCCGTGGTCAACATCTTCCCCGTCGCCGCCGCCACCCTGGGCAGCAACGGCGAGCAGATCGCCGATTTCTACGCTCTGCAGCGCGCCGGGGCCGTCGCCTTCACCGACGATGGCAAGCCGGTTCTCGATGACAAGCTCATGCGCGAAGCGCTCAGCCTCGCCGCGCGCCTCAAGGTTCCGGTCATTCAGCACGCCGAGGACACGTGCCTGACCGCCGGCGCCACCATGAACGACGGCCCCATGGCTTTCCGTCTCGGACTCCGCGGCATGCCCGCCGAAGCTGAGTCCAGGATCGTGGAACGCGATATCGAACTGGCGCGCGCCACCCAGGCACATCTGCACGTCGCCCATCTATCTACCGCCGCCGCCCTCAAAGCCGTGCGCCGCGGCAAGCGCGACCACATCCACGTCACCTGCGAGGTCACGCCCCATCATTTCACCCTGCTCGATGAAAACGTCGGCGAGTACGATTCCAATTTCAAGATGAACCCGCCGCTGCGCTCCGCCGCCGATCGCGAGGCCCTGCTCGCCGCCCTCGCCGACGGCGCCATTGACGCCATCGCCACCGACCACGCCCCCCACGCCGAGCACGAAAAAGAGGTCGAGTTCGATCGCGCTCCCTTCGGCGTCATCGGACTGGAAACCGCACTGGCGCTGGCCATCACCCGCCTGCACCGCGAAAAAAACGTGCCACTGCGCCGCCTGGTCGAACTGCTTTCCACCAACCCTGCGCGCATCATCAACCTGCGCGGACGCGGCACCCTGGAACCCGGCGCGCACGCCGACGTCGTCATCTTCGATCCCAAGAAGCGCTGGACTTACCAGGCCTCCCAGTCACTCTCCAAGTCGCGCAATACGCCATTTGACGGCTGGACCTTCACCGGCAAAGTGATGGCGACGATTGTGAGTGGGAATTTTGTGTACCGCAGCTCCTAG
- the queA gene encoding tRNA preQ1(34) S-adenosylmethionine ribosyltransferase-isomerase QueA, which produces MLVSAFDYHLPEELIAQAPLADRAASRMLHLARETGRMEDRWFRELPDLLRPDDLVVFNDTRVFPARLYGHRSGARSQPVSKRNPAAKEFLKGRVEVLLTGPVESTVDGLRSTAENPLVWNALVRPGRKIGVGEKLFFGENRELRAEVIARGEFGERTLRFEPVEDFFAVVERIGHVPLPPYIARPDAPADRERYQTVYARARGSVAAPTAGLHFTPGILERMRARGMETAEITLHVGLGTFQPVHAEKVEEHKLHREWYRISEEAAAQINGALAAGRRVVAVGTTTVRTLEYAALSRVPSTEYLVPSKTVEIAPGSGEADIFIYPGFEFRIVGAMLTNFHLPKSTLLMLVSAFAGREQVLSAYKHAVEKRYRFYSYGDCMFVEKLF; this is translated from the coding sequence GTGCTCGTATCTGCGTTCGACTACCACCTTCCGGAAGAACTGATCGCGCAGGCACCGCTGGCGGACAGGGCGGCGTCGCGCATGCTGCACCTGGCGCGGGAGACTGGTCGAATGGAGGACCGCTGGTTTCGCGAGCTGCCAGACCTGCTTCGTCCCGATGACCTGGTGGTGTTCAACGACACACGTGTGTTTCCGGCCCGATTGTATGGACACAGGAGCGGGGCAAGATCGCAGCCGGTAAGCAAGCGCAATCCCGCGGCCAAGGAATTTCTGAAGGGTAGAGTGGAAGTCTTGCTCACGGGACCGGTGGAGTCGACGGTCGACGGTCTACGGTCGACGGCGGAAAATCCCTTGGTGTGGAATGCATTGGTTCGACCGGGGCGAAAGATCGGGGTTGGAGAGAAGCTGTTTTTTGGCGAAAACCGGGAGCTGCGGGCGGAGGTGATTGCGCGCGGGGAATTTGGCGAGCGGACCCTGCGATTCGAGCCGGTGGAGGACTTTTTCGCGGTGGTGGAGCGGATCGGGCACGTGCCGTTGCCACCCTATATTGCGCGTCCGGATGCGCCGGCGGACCGTGAGCGGTATCAGACGGTCTATGCACGGGCGCGGGGGTCGGTGGCGGCGCCCACCGCCGGGCTGCATTTCACGCCGGGAATTTTGGAGCGGATGCGGGCGCGGGGGATGGAGACGGCGGAGATCACGCTGCATGTCGGGCTGGGGACGTTTCAGCCGGTGCATGCGGAGAAGGTGGAAGAGCACAAGCTGCATCGCGAGTGGTACCGGATATCGGAGGAAGCGGCGGCGCAGATCAATGGCGCGCTGGCGGCGGGGAGACGGGTGGTGGCGGTGGGGACCACGACGGTGCGGACGTTGGAGTATGCGGCGCTTTCGCGAGTACCGAGTACCGAGTACCTAGTACCGAGCAAAACCGTGGAGATCGCACCCGGGAGCGGAGAGGCAGACATCTTCATTTACCCGGGATTTGAATTTCGCATTGTAGGGGCGATGCTGACGAATTTTCATCTGCCGAAATCCACGCTGTTAATGCTGGTGAGCGCGTTTGCCGGGCGGGAGCAGGTGCTTTCAGCGTACAAGCATGCGGTGGAGAAGAGGTACAGGTTTTATTCGTACGGGGATTGCATGTTCGTGGAGAAGCTCTTCTAG
- a CDS encoding class II aldolase/adducin family protein: MKSERQHREDIVRFGRMLHQRGYIAATDGNLSVRIDPETVLSTPTGMSKGMLEPEDLVVVDMKGKKVTGRRQVSSEIGMHLLIYSLRPDTHGIVHAHPPTATGYAAAGLPLNQALISEIVLSLGCIPLARYATPGTPELVAALEPLVPQYDAILMANHGVVTYGEDLTRAYMKMETVEHFAQITLVTHLLGRQQLLTQDDVSKLIDARERYGLTGPAKGTVACPVTAGSAPPPSRESAGVLPFAPAKGGEGPKPQDGGGKITVTREELAAIVEDALRQTGKRRW, from the coding sequence ATGAAGAGCGAACGCCAGCACCGGGAAGACATCGTGCGCTTTGGCCGCATGCTGCACCAGCGCGGCTACATTGCCGCCACTGACGGCAACCTCTCCGTCCGCATCGACCCCGAGACCGTTCTCTCCACCCCAACGGGCATGAGCAAGGGCATGCTCGAGCCCGAGGACCTGGTGGTGGTGGACATGAAGGGCAAAAAGGTCACTGGCCGCCGCCAGGTGTCGAGTGAAATCGGCATGCACCTGCTCATCTACTCCCTGCGTCCGGACACCCACGGCATCGTGCACGCGCATCCGCCTACTGCCACGGGATACGCCGCCGCCGGCCTGCCGCTGAATCAGGCGCTGATCTCCGAAATCGTGCTTTCCCTGGGATGCATTCCCCTGGCGCGCTACGCGACGCCCGGAACGCCTGAACTGGTGGCGGCGCTGGAGCCGCTCGTCCCGCAGTACGACGCCATCCTGATGGCGAACCACGGCGTCGTCACCTACGGCGAGGACCTGACGCGCGCCTACATGAAAATGGAAACTGTCGAGCACTTCGCGCAGATCACGCTGGTCACGCACCTGCTCGGCCGCCAGCAACTGCTCACCCAGGACGACGTCAGCAAGCTCATTGACGCGCGCGAGCGCTACGGCCTTACCGGACCGGCGAAAGGAACCGTTGCCTGCCCGGTGACGGCGGGTTCTGCGCCGCCGCCATCGCGGGAATCAGCCGGCGTCCTGCCCTTCGCCCCCGCCAAAGGTGGGGAAGGTCCTAAGCCGCAGGACGGAGGCGGCAAGATCACGGTTACGCGCGAGGAACTGGCCGCCATCGTGGAAGACGCGCTGCGCCAAACCGGCAAGCGGCGCTGGTAA
- the eutM gene encoding ethanolamine utilization microcompartment protein EutM: MGEALGMIETRGLVAMIEASDAMVKAAKVTLVGWEKIGSGYVTALVRGDVAAVKAATDAGAAAARRVGELIAVHVIPRPHASLEDVLPIGRVITAKAGA; this comes from the coding sequence ATGGGTGAAGCATTGGGAATGATTGAAACGCGCGGTCTGGTGGCGATGATTGAGGCCTCCGACGCCATGGTGAAGGCCGCCAAGGTCACGCTGGTGGGCTGGGAAAAGATCGGCTCGGGCTACGTCACCGCCCTGGTGCGCGGCGATGTGGCCGCCGTCAAAGCCGCCACCGACGCCGGCGCCGCCGCCGCGCGCCGCGTCGGCGAACTCATCGCCGTGCACGTGATCCCGCGTCCGCACGCCAGCCTGGAAGACGTGCTGCCCATCGGCCGCGTCATCACCGCCAAGGCCGGAGCCTAG
- a CDS encoding EutN/CcmL family microcompartment protein, whose protein sequence is MLLARVVGTVVATRKDDRLQGRKLLVCRSVTPDGTVEGGYVVAVDTVGAGVHETVLLVSGSSARMAGGKESPVDSAVVGIVDEVRTENDSESSSYNKRTTAVAGKSKH, encoded by the coding sequence ATGCTTCTCGCACGCGTAGTAGGCACGGTAGTCGCCACGCGCAAGGACGACCGCCTGCAAGGCCGCAAGCTGCTGGTCTGCCGTTCGGTCACGCCGGACGGCACGGTGGAGGGCGGCTACGTCGTCGCCGTGGACACGGTGGGCGCCGGCGTTCATGAAACGGTGCTGCTGGTGAGCGGTTCCTCGGCCCGCATGGCCGGCGGAAAGGAATCGCCGGTGGACAGCGCCGTCGTCGGCATTGTGGACGAGGTCCGCACCGAGAACGACTCCGAGTCTTCGTCTTACAACAAGCGCACCACCGCCGTCGCCGGCAAATCGAAACACTGA
- a CDS encoding EutN/CcmL family microcompartment protein, whose translation MMLAKVIGTVVCTVKYPTLEGCKLLVLQPVNKDGVPRGKTLVGIDAVGAGVGETVYWCRGREAALAFDHEVVSDASIVGIVDEITAADQSGSASSAAGPACTAVGPASPAAPAVKSRAAAEKRGRR comes from the coding sequence ATGATGCTCGCGAAAGTCATCGGCACCGTGGTTTGCACCGTCAAGTACCCGACGCTGGAAGGCTGCAAGCTCCTGGTGCTCCAGCCGGTGAACAAGGACGGCGTTCCGCGCGGCAAGACCCTGGTCGGCATTGACGCCGTCGGGGCCGGGGTCGGCGAAACCGTGTACTGGTGCCGTGGCCGCGAAGCCGCTCTCGCCTTCGATCATGAAGTCGTCAGCGACGCCAGCATTGTCGGCATCGTGGACGAGATCACCGCCGCCGATCAGTCCGGCTCCGCCTCATCGGCCGCTGGTCCCGCCTGCACGGCTGTCGGTCCGGCGTCCCCCGCGGCGCCTGCCGTGAAATCGCGCGCTGCCGCCGAGAAGCGAGGCCGCCGATGA
- a CDS encoding EutN/CcmL family microcompartment protein — MIIGRILGEVVATRKHKSHEGRKVLLVQPLALDDSARGEPILALDTVDAGVGDRVLVVQEGYGAMTAAGRPNSPIDMSVIGVVDEIELAADER, encoded by the coding sequence ATGATCATCGGACGCATCCTCGGCGAAGTGGTTGCCACCCGCAAGCACAAGTCGCACGAAGGCCGGAAGGTGCTGCTGGTGCAGCCGCTCGCGCTTGACGATTCCGCCCGCGGCGAGCCCATCCTCGCCCTCGACACCGTGGACGCCGGCGTCGGCGACCGCGTGCTCGTCGTCCAGGAAGGCTACGGCGCCATGACCGCCGCCGGCCGCCCCAACTCTCCGATTGATATGAGCGTCATCGGCGTGGTGGACGAGATCGAACTAGCCGCTGACGAACGCTGA
- a CDS encoding TonB-dependent receptor encodes MLVPVSRRWRSAFFFQLSHRFRGGLTNSARFAGWFPLLSRCIIATLILVASVAVASSFASELKVKVVDPQSAVVAGARVTVYPQNSSTAVAVRTTNAEGTCAFSGLSATTYRVEVLAPGFAPAMTNASAAREKVNLVQAASVAHEAEITVKLELPSAAATVVVSAERTPLPSQDTGSDTSSLGPDALTSTQPVSAIDTLRFLPGAIVSASGRRGGLSSLFVRGGDSRYNKVIVDGVAVNDPGGTFDFGVAPMYQVDRLEFVRGAESTLYGSDAMTSVIQTWTATGTTRTPEVRFGAEGGTFGTARGYVSLAGARGRFDYNLFGEQFNTSGQGSNDQYSSSLEGANIGVQIAPRATFRLRTRHFTDRTGVQGFWNFNGQPLLPPDSDARARQNNFLASAELTIAGPSRWQHRFSGFEYHHRRSVVDTFMDPGRVSPAFGNFDFPFSDFANLNRAGFDYQGDYVARSWARTTVGYHFEDENGWVGDLTSLPLGHGLRRNHAVFGQEVLTWTRVTVIAGARFERNESFGNRVLPRIAASVLALKGGRSFSGTRLRFAYGTGIKEPRLEESFGVGGFGIIPNPNLKAEENRSLEAGVQQSFVGGKYWLGATYFNNLFTNQIEFNFDPVLFVSQYLNINRALAHGSEVEFRARPWSRLSVDASYTYTSTQILNAPLAFDPLLSAGAPLLRRPKHAASMLAVYAARRWGGDVGVTALGRRTDSDFLGLLPPVTHSAGYARVDFGVWRAINSRMTAYVNIENALNRHYEESAGYPALRANFRAGMRFRIGGE; translated from the coding sequence GTGCTTGTCCCTGTGTCGCGCCGCTGGCGCTCTGCTTTCTTCTTCCAGCTTTCCCACCGCTTCCGCGGTGGGCTAACGAATTCCGCCCGCTTTGCGGGCTGGTTCCCATTGCTATCGCGTTGCATCATTGCCACTCTTATCTTGGTGGCGAGCGTGGCCGTCGCGAGCAGCTTTGCCTCCGAGCTCAAGGTCAAAGTCGTTGATCCGCAGTCCGCGGTGGTGGCGGGCGCGCGCGTCACCGTATATCCGCAGAACAGCTCGACCGCGGTCGCGGTGCGCACGACGAATGCCGAGGGAACATGCGCGTTCAGCGGACTGAGCGCAACAACATATCGCGTGGAAGTGCTGGCCCCGGGATTTGCACCGGCGATGACCAACGCGTCGGCTGCGCGGGAAAAGGTCAATCTCGTGCAAGCGGCTTCGGTCGCTCACGAGGCCGAGATCACGGTCAAGCTGGAGCTGCCAAGCGCGGCGGCAACCGTGGTGGTGAGCGCGGAGCGCACGCCCCTGCCCAGTCAAGACACAGGTTCCGACACGTCGTCGCTTGGTCCGGACGCATTGACATCCACCCAGCCCGTGAGCGCGATTGACACGCTGCGCTTCCTTCCGGGAGCCATCGTGAGCGCCAGCGGACGGCGCGGCGGATTGTCGTCGCTGTTCGTGCGCGGCGGCGACTCGCGCTACAACAAGGTCATCGTGGACGGCGTCGCGGTGAACGATCCCGGAGGCACCTTCGATTTCGGCGTGGCGCCGATGTACCAGGTGGACCGGCTGGAGTTCGTGCGCGGCGCGGAGAGCACGCTCTACGGCTCGGACGCGATGACCAGCGTCATTCAGACCTGGACTGCGACCGGAACCACGCGCACGCCGGAGGTGCGCTTCGGCGCGGAAGGCGGAACCTTCGGCACGGCGCGCGGCTACGTGTCGCTGGCGGGCGCGCGCGGACGATTCGACTACAACCTGTTCGGCGAGCAGTTCAACACCAGCGGGCAGGGGAGCAACGACCAATATTCGAGTTCGCTGGAGGGCGCCAACATCGGGGTACAGATTGCGCCGCGCGCCACATTCCGGCTGCGCACGCGGCATTTCACCGACCGCACCGGCGTGCAGGGTTTCTGGAACTTCAACGGCCAGCCGCTGTTGCCGCCGGACAGCGACGCGCGCGCGCGGCAGAACAACTTCCTGGCAAGCGCCGAGCTGACGATCGCGGGCCCATCGCGCTGGCAGCACCGCTTCAGTGGCTTCGAATATCACCACCGGCGCTCGGTGGTGGACACGTTCATGGATCCGGGACGCGTCTCGCCGGCGTTCGGCAACTTCGATTTCCCGTTTTCCGATTTTGCCAACCTCAATCGCGCCGGCTTCGACTACCAGGGCGATTACGTAGCGCGAAGCTGGGCGCGAACCACGGTCGGCTATCACTTCGAGGACGAGAACGGCTGGGTGGGAGACCTGACCTCGCTGCCGCTCGGCCACGGGCTGCGGCGCAATCACGCGGTGTTCGGGCAGGAGGTGCTGACCTGGACGCGCGTGACGGTGATCGCGGGCGCGCGCTTCGAGCGCAACGAGAGTTTCGGCAATCGCGTGCTGCCGAGGATTGCCGCCAGTGTGCTGGCGCTGAAGGGCGGCCGGAGTTTTTCCGGCACGCGGCTGCGGTTTGCCTACGGCACCGGGATCAAGGAGCCGAGGCTGGAGGAATCGTTCGGCGTCGGCGGATTCGGGATCATTCCCAACCCCAACCTGAAGGCGGAGGAGAACCGATCGCTGGAAGCGGGCGTGCAGCAAAGCTTTGTCGGGGGTAAGTACTGGCTGGGCGCGACCTACTTCAACAACCTGTTCACCAACCAGATTGAGTTCAACTTCGATCCGGTGCTGTTTGTCAGCCAGTATCTGAACATCAACCGCGCGCTGGCGCACGGCTCGGAGGTGGAATTCCGGGCACGGCCGTGGTCGCGGTTGAGCGTGGACGCGTCGTATACCTACACCTCAACCCAGATCCTGAACGCGCCGCTGGCGTTCGATCCGCTGCTGAGCGCGGGCGCGCCGCTGCTGCGCCGGCCGAAGCACGCGGCTTCGATGCTGGCGGTGTACGCGGCGCGGCGCTGGGGCGGCGATGTGGGCGTGACCGCTCTGGGACGCCGCACGGATTCCGATTTCCTGGGGCTGCTGCCGCCGGTGACGCACAGTGCGGGCTACGCGCGCGTGGATTTCGGCGTGTGGCGCGCGATCAACAGCCGCATGACCGCGTATGTGAATATCGAGAACGCACTCAACCGGCATTACGAGGAGTCGGCGGGATATCCGGCGCTGCGGGCGAATTTCCGCGCGGGAATGAGATTTCGCATCGGAGGAGAGTAG
- a CDS encoding FkbM family methyltransferase, with the protein MKPLLTYLAPLRKLLRRTLPYWAVAMLKSAWAEYSFRSFNARVVRHRYGAYDLQVELIDFDGASWLDKDYDESAFAEIAMLKRHKLAPGAKVFNAGANQCLQAMMMAREAKPNGFVWAIEPNPHNVQAGRRNCELNDIDNVKLIEAAASSTRGQLWFNRAMNGQVAVSQHEAGAHLVEVVTIDDLSATFGPPDVLYIDVEGFECEVLEGARATLGSHAPDCFVEVHLQTGLERYGGSIGKVLAFFPSSRYDLYYSSGDDGVFRQVATNTVLPQKRFYLVALARSHARSLYSTEDMVLSSVG; encoded by the coding sequence ATGAAGCCTTTGCTGACATATTTGGCGCCATTACGAAAACTCCTCCGCCGTACTCTTCCCTACTGGGCCGTGGCGATGCTCAAGTCGGCCTGGGCTGAGTATTCATTTCGAAGCTTTAACGCCCGGGTTGTTCGGCACCGGTACGGCGCCTACGACTTGCAAGTCGAACTGATTGACTTCGACGGTGCTTCGTGGCTCGACAAGGATTACGACGAGAGCGCCTTTGCTGAAATCGCAATGCTCAAGCGGCATAAGCTTGCTCCGGGCGCAAAAGTATTCAATGCGGGCGCCAACCAGTGCCTCCAGGCAATGATGATGGCGAGAGAAGCGAAGCCAAACGGATTCGTGTGGGCCATTGAGCCCAATCCCCATAACGTGCAAGCGGGCCGCAGAAATTGTGAACTCAACGACATCGACAATGTCAAGCTGATCGAGGCGGCGGCATCGTCAACGCGCGGGCAGCTTTGGTTTAACCGAGCCATGAATGGGCAAGTCGCGGTGAGCCAGCACGAGGCCGGCGCTCATTTGGTTGAGGTGGTCACCATCGACGATTTATCGGCCACCTTCGGTCCCCCGGATGTTCTCTACATTGACGTGGAAGGGTTCGAATGCGAAGTTCTCGAAGGTGCCAGGGCCACTCTCGGGTCGCACGCCCCCGACTGTTTCGTTGAGGTCCACTTGCAAACGGGGTTGGAACGGTACGGCGGCTCCATTGGGAAGGTGCTTGCCTTCTTCCCAAGCAGCCGATACGACCTCTACTACAGCAGTGGAGACGACGGCGTTTTTCGCCAAGTCGCAACCAACACTGTGCTCCCACAAAAGCGTTTCTACTTGGTCGCTCTGGCTCGGAGTCATGCTCGCAGTTTGTATTCGACCGAGGATATGGTGCTCTCCTCGGTGGGATAA
- a CDS encoding lysophospholipid acyltransferase family protein, translated as MQTTTSSAAVELAERFTFRQRLALALITAAGWLLVKLIGPTLRYTVSIEEGGPASEWMCPAVYVFWHRCVIPALYWYRGKGIAVMTSSSFDGEYIARIIEKFGYRAVRGSSTRGGVRALLGMHTEIEQGRAVAFTIDGPRGPRYVAKPGPVLLARNVKLPILAFHCAVERAWVLNSWDRFIIPKPFSQVVLRVSRAVNVSPEADGAALDAIHAEMQAALDRARQSAEAALS; from the coding sequence TTGCAGACGACCACTTCCTCAGCCGCAGTCGAACTCGCCGAGCGTTTCACGTTCCGGCAGCGCCTCGCCCTCGCGCTCATCACCGCGGCGGGATGGCTGCTGGTGAAGCTGATCGGCCCCACGCTGCGCTACACCGTTTCCATCGAAGAAGGCGGCCCGGCCAGCGAGTGGATGTGCCCGGCGGTGTATGTTTTCTGGCATCGCTGCGTGATTCCGGCGCTGTACTGGTACCGCGGCAAAGGCATCGCCGTCATGACCAGCAGCAGCTTCGACGGGGAATACATCGCGCGGATCATCGAGAAATTCGGCTACCGCGCCGTCCGCGGCTCCTCGACCCGAGGCGGGGTACGCGCGCTGCTCGGCATGCACACCGAGATCGAGCAGGGCCGCGCCGTGGCTTTCACCATTGACGGCCCGCGCGGCCCACGTTACGTCGCCAAGCCCGGGCCGGTGCTGCTGGCGCGCAATGTGAAGCTGCCGATCCTGGCGTTTCATTGCGCCGTGGAGCGCGCCTGGGTCCTCAATTCCTGGGACCGGTTCATCATCCCCAAGCCTTTTTCGCAGGTCGTGCTGCGCGTCAGCCGTGCCGTGAACGTGTCGCCCGAGGCCGACGGCGCGGCGCTGGATGCGATTCACGCCGAAATGCAGGCGGCCCTCGACCGCGCCCGCCAAAGCGCAGAAGCCGCATTGAGCTAA
- a CDS encoding ABC transporter permease: MRNTWLILRREYLERVRTKSFIISTLVLPALMIALMVLPSKLAMLKASGTKRLAVVCGNADFARAVQSQLETRKTGAESLDSSPRYRVEIVSTPDEATRAALKGRIGAGTLDGYVWLSDDALASRKISYVARETSDFIEAETMRAALKTALLRQELRARGVAAQDADKLMKGVDLDTVSIKGGQEKKGGGPLQFISAIVLVMMLYMTLILYGVAVMRSVLEEKTSRVMEVVLSSATARELMAGKILGVGAVGLTQIALWVVIGLGATTPGLLAARSQLSEINLSPAALPAFAVFFVLGFLLYSALYAALGAMVNSEQEAQQWQFLVIMPIIIPIMMMTYVIRQPNAPLSMWMSLVPFFAPILMYIRVVVQMPPLWQIGACIALLLLTLWGVVALCSRIYRVGILMYGKKPTLPEIVKWVRYA, translated from the coding sequence ATGCGTAATACGTGGCTCATTCTCCGGCGCGAGTACCTGGAGCGGGTGCGCACCAAGTCGTTCATCATCTCCACGCTGGTGCTGCCGGCGCTGATGATCGCGCTGATGGTGCTGCCGAGCAAGCTGGCGATGCTGAAGGCGTCGGGCACCAAGCGGCTGGCGGTAGTCTGCGGCAACGCCGACTTCGCGCGCGCCGTGCAGTCACAGCTGGAAACCAGGAAAACGGGAGCCGAAAGTCTCGACTCCTCTCCCCGTTACCGGGTCGAGATCGTTTCCACACCGGACGAAGCGACGCGCGCCGCGCTCAAGGGCCGGATCGGCGCCGGGACGCTCGACGGATATGTCTGGCTCAGCGATGACGCGCTCGCGTCGCGCAAGATCTCGTATGTGGCGCGCGAGACCAGCGACTTTATCGAGGCGGAGACTATGCGGGCCGCCCTGAAGACCGCGTTGCTGAGGCAGGAGCTGCGCGCGCGCGGCGTCGCCGCCCAGGACGCCGACAAGCTGATGAAGGGAGTGGACCTGGACACGGTCAGCATCAAGGGCGGGCAGGAGAAGAAAGGCGGCGGCCCGCTGCAGTTCATCAGCGCCATCGTGCTGGTGATGATGCTCTACATGACGCTCATCCTCTACGGCGTCGCCGTCATGCGCTCGGTGCTGGAAGAAAAGACTTCGCGCGTGATGGAGGTGGTGCTTTCCTCGGCGACGGCCCGGGAACTGATGGCCGGAAAAATCCTCGGCGTGGGCGCCGTGGGGCTGACGCAGATCGCGCTGTGGGTCGTAATTGGTCTGGGCGCAACCACGCCCGGACTGCTGGCCGCCCGCAGCCAGCTTTCCGAGATCAATCTTTCGCCCGCCGCGCTGCCCGCGTTTGCCGTGTTCTTCGTGCTCGGCTTCCTGCTCTACAGCGCGCTCTACGCCGCGCTCGGAGCGATGGTGAATTCCGAGCAGGAGGCGCAGCAGTGGCAGTTCCTGGTGATTATGCCGATCATCATTCCTATCATGATGATGACCTACGTGATCCGGCAGCCGAATGCGCCGCTTTCCATGTGGATGTCGCTGGTGCCGTTCTTCGCGCCCATCCTGATGTATATCCGCGTGGTGGTGCAGATGCCGCCGCTGTGGCAGATCGGGGCGTGCATTGCGCTGCTGCTGCTGACGTTGTGGGGCGTGGTGGCGCTGTGCTCGCGCATCTACCGCGTCGGCATCCTGATGTACGGCAAGAAACCCACGCTGCCGGAAATCGTGAAGTGGGTCCGCTACGCGTGA